From Phaeocystidibacter marisrubri, the proteins below share one genomic window:
- a CDS encoding universal stress protein, translated as MTELESAKEKRFPVTFKRVALAIALSPRAEALLFEAVRIAKMFEAQLTLIHVGELSDAQRVEFDELITRAGGQELAPEIVAKSGKPVDVILNVCKEKNTDLLIAGALQKENLVRYFRGSIARKLSREANCSILLITNPKKESEICSRILVNGLSHPKTPDTVKTAVYVAGKFNANELMIADEVPTKAIRVRVNDDKGLINAERKRRVLARAEHRRLNKAIREVDVPNNTELTKHVLYGRPGYSIGHFAADKGVDLLVMNSPDTRLGLFDRLFTHDIEYVLSDLPCDLLIVHTTRETAKKALS; from the coding sequence ATGACCGAACTAGAATCAGCGAAAGAGAAGCGATTTCCGGTGACTTTTAAACGAGTTGCACTGGCTATTGCTCTGTCTCCTCGTGCGGAAGCTCTGCTTTTTGAAGCCGTTCGTATCGCAAAGATGTTTGAAGCTCAGCTCACTTTAATCCACGTAGGTGAATTGAGCGATGCACAACGGGTGGAGTTTGACGAATTAATTACTCGGGCTGGTGGACAAGAGTTGGCCCCAGAAATTGTTGCTAAAAGTGGCAAACCCGTGGATGTAATTCTAAATGTCTGCAAAGAGAAGAACACCGACTTATTGATTGCAGGAGCCCTTCAAAAGGAGAACCTGGTTCGGTATTTCCGTGGATCCATTGCCCGCAAGCTCAGTAGAGAAGCAAACTGTAGCATCTTGTTGATCACTAACCCCAAAAAGGAAAGTGAGATATGCTCGCGCATTCTCGTAAATGGATTATCTCATCCCAAAACACCCGATACGGTTAAAACCGCGGTATATGTAGCTGGAAAGTTCAATGCCAACGAGTTGATGATTGCCGATGAGGTACCAACGAAAGCTATTCGCGTGCGTGTGAATGACGACAAGGGATTGATCAATGCAGAACGAAAGAGGAGGGTGCTAGCCCGAGCAGAACACCGCCGATTGAACAAGGCCATCCGTGAAGTAGATGTACCCAATAATACAGAACTGACGAAGCATGTGCTATATGGTCGACCGGGATATAGCATTGGTCACTTTGCTGCTGATAAAGGGGTGGACTTGCTGGTAATGAATTCTCCCGATACACGATTGGGGTTATTTGATCGACTATTTACTCACGATATAGAATACGTATTGAGCGATTTACCGTGCGATTTATTGATTGTGCACACGACACGAGAAACTGCTAAAAAGGCTTTATCATGA
- a CDS encoding SulP family inorganic anion transporter, with amino-acid sequence MSGARLQNWTFVKKDSLPALLVGPVSLMFAIGLSLVAHAPIEAGVIAVVIGGFMVSAFGGAYVNISGPGVHSAAAWMMGALILGGGSLDRGYFMMLAAGAISGALIMAVGLTRQVHRFDIIPIAVRRGIVALLGVWIIIGQIPLLFGAEPFYDYHSIGEIISKYPYFLNRAVDGITDYWISGLGLTALVFMIIYSSYQNRLIRMLPAPIWLLFGGIALAGYLRINEGAGYVASLHEQVHFHEGVMEWFHRANFSMIGTWNFWSVVLGFTLVSLNESVTNLRATDRLDVQHRRSDINTELTALGLASVFSCLLGGLNVTATIAQSSTNVQLGATSRFSNLNNVLVVLLLMLLASPIVEELLVPAVAAMMVYIGYRMAAPSHLRSVAEIGWEDFVGWAVAFGLGWEFGLLYGILGGVLTMILLQLLTSGKFGHILRFLFRPNTLLYQEDDNSYLLSIKHYGSFLNLGRVREKIDTVPSSAEMIVDCSLAEFVDQNVLIQLEYYEELFMRRGGRFEVVGVDDLPVKVHHPFASWMPFGEAPSDTGPLSNRQEALAEWAEESGYSYHPGVLYTGQPYYRFQYFKTVRIEGQRNRLVGEVAGLNFIMADVDYFQGEFIARGSTHSTMMYIQTEVQLPQFVLDRERLLDRVASFAGFSDINFDEHPTFSSKFKLQGSNEKAIREFFSKDLIELHLANPEYHLEARGNQVLIFEKERLAGANEMKGMVSFAEKLAVFLKNAEE; translated from the coding sequence ATGAGTGGAGCACGTTTACAAAACTGGACTTTCGTAAAGAAGGATAGTCTACCGGCATTGCTGGTTGGACCAGTTTCTCTGATGTTTGCCATTGGGCTTTCTCTCGTTGCTCATGCGCCCATAGAGGCGGGTGTGATTGCAGTCGTTATCGGAGGATTTATGGTGTCTGCCTTTGGTGGAGCCTATGTGAATATCTCCGGTCCCGGAGTTCATTCTGCCGCTGCTTGGATGATGGGGGCGCTTATATTGGGTGGAGGAAGTTTAGATCGTGGTTACTTTATGATGCTGGCCGCAGGTGCGATTTCAGGTGCACTTATTATGGCGGTTGGATTAACCCGACAAGTGCACCGATTTGATATCATTCCCATTGCCGTTCGACGAGGCATTGTGGCGCTTTTGGGTGTTTGGATTATTATCGGACAAATTCCCTTGCTATTTGGGGCTGAGCCCTTTTACGATTATCACAGTATTGGAGAGATCATCTCGAAGTATCCTTATTTCTTGAATAGGGCCGTAGATGGAATTACCGATTATTGGATTTCAGGTCTAGGGCTAACCGCCTTGGTGTTCATGATTATTTATAGCAGTTATCAGAACCGTCTTATCCGCATGCTTCCCGCACCTATTTGGTTGCTCTTTGGAGGAATTGCTTTGGCGGGATATCTACGAATTAATGAAGGAGCGGGATATGTAGCGTCCTTACACGAACAAGTTCACTTTCACGAAGGGGTCATGGAGTGGTTTCACCGTGCGAACTTCAGTATGATTGGAACATGGAATTTTTGGAGTGTGGTTTTGGGCTTTACCCTGGTTTCGCTGAATGAATCGGTAACAAACCTCCGCGCTACAGATCGCCTCGATGTTCAACACAGAAGGAGTGATATCAATACAGAGCTTACAGCCTTGGGATTGGCCTCGGTTTTTTCATGTCTATTAGGCGGACTCAACGTTACAGCGACCATTGCCCAAAGTTCTACCAACGTACAACTCGGTGCCACGTCACGCTTTTCCAATCTCAATAATGTATTGGTTGTCTTGTTGTTGATGTTGCTGGCTTCTCCTATTGTTGAAGAATTATTGGTGCCCGCAGTTGCGGCAATGATGGTGTACATCGGATATCGAATGGCAGCACCTTCTCATTTGAGAAGTGTGGCTGAAATTGGATGGGAAGATTTTGTGGGATGGGCCGTGGCCTTTGGACTTGGGTGGGAATTTGGATTGCTTTACGGCATCCTTGGAGGAGTGTTAACCATGATACTCTTACAACTGCTCACATCGGGTAAATTCGGTCATATTCTTCGATTCCTTTTTCGCCCAAACACCCTATTGTACCAAGAAGACGACAATTCCTACCTCCTTTCCATCAAGCATTATGGGAGCTTCTTGAACCTCGGAAGAGTGCGAGAGAAAATTGATACGGTACCCTCTTCAGCAGAGATGATTGTCGATTGTTCCTTGGCCGAGTTTGTAGATCAAAATGTATTGATCCAATTGGAATACTATGAAGAGCTCTTTATGCGAAGAGGGGGACGATTTGAGGTAGTAGGGGTAGATGATCTTCCGGTAAAAGTACATCACCCATTTGCCTCTTGGATGCCATTTGGAGAGGCTCCGTCTGACACGGGACCTTTATCGAATCGTCAGGAAGCCTTGGCAGAATGGGCGGAAGAGAGCGGATATTCCTACCATCCAGGTGTTTTGTATACCGGACAACCGTATTATCGATTCCAGTACTTTAAAACAGTACGGATTGAAGGGCAGCGCAACCGACTTGTGGGAGAAGTGGCAGGATTGAATTTCATCATGGCCGATGTAGATTACTTCCAAGGAGAATTCATCGCCAGAGGTTCAACTCATTCCACCATGATGTACATTCAGACAGAGGTGCAGTTGCCACAGTTCGTGTTAGATAGAGAGCGACTCCTCGACCGTGTTGCTTCCTTTGCGGGCTTTAGTGATATCAACTTCGATGAACATCCAACCTTTAGTTCTAAGTTTAAATTGCAAGGCAGTAATGAGAAGGCGATTCGTGAATTCTTTAGCAAAGATTTGATCGAGCTACACTTGGCCAATCCAGAATATCACCTTGAAGCGCGAGGCAATCAAGTATTGATATTTGAGAAAGAGAGGCTTGCAGGTGCGAATGAGATGAAAGGAATGGTTAGCTTTGCCGAAAAATTAGCCGTCTTTCTGAAGAACGCCGAAGAATGA
- the miaE gene encoding tRNA-(ms[2]io[6]A)-hydroxylase gives MLGLKLPTDPRWVNIAEKNIEEILTDHAYCEQKAASTAISLIIGYHDYPELVEAMAALAREEMSHFEMVHQQIVKRGMKLGRERRDEYVHSIMDFFPKSGDRVMRLVHRLLIAGLIEARSCERFKVLSENIQDAELAEFYRRLMVSEANHYTMFLKFAREIGGREKVDPLWNDLLEYEATVMAQLGVKEHIHG, from the coding sequence ATGCTAGGATTAAAGTTGCCAACGGATCCACGTTGGGTGAACATCGCTGAAAAGAACATTGAAGAGATTCTCACAGATCATGCGTATTGTGAGCAAAAAGCGGCATCTACCGCCATCTCTCTCATTATTGGTTACCACGATTATCCTGAGTTGGTGGAGGCTATGGCCGCATTGGCTAGAGAGGAAATGAGCCATTTTGAGATGGTTCACCAGCAAATCGTAAAAAGAGGAATGAAGCTTGGACGTGAACGCAGAGACGAGTACGTGCATAGCATCATGGACTTCTTTCCGAAATCGGGTGATCGAGTGATGCGATTGGTGCATCGATTGCTCATCGCAGGACTGATTGAAGCGCGTTCATGTGAGCGTTTTAAGGTGCTTTCAGAAAATATCCAAGATGCCGAATTGGCTGAATTCTACCGTCGATTGATGGTGAGTGAGGCCAATCACTATACCATGTTCCTCAAGTTTGCCCGCGAAATTGGCGGTAGAGAGAAGGTGGATCCCCTGTGGAATGATTTGCTGGAATACGAAGCGACCGTAATGGCTCAGCTTGGTGTGAAGGAACACATCCACGGATAG
- the gcvT gene encoding glycine cleavage system aminomethyltransferase GcvT: MKNTALTAVHEKLGAKMVPFAGYNMPVQYEGVIAEHNNVREHVGVFDVSHMGEFWVRGPQALDLIQKVTSNDAAKLVPGKVQYSCLPNDKGGIVDDLLVYCQDDQNYLLVVNASNIEKDWNWISSHNTFDCELENQSDELSLLAIQGPKAVAALQSLTDINLSEMTYYTFEVGTFAGVENVIVSATGYTGAGGFEIYFPNDAAETIWNAVFEAGADHNIKPIGLAARDTLRLEMGFCLYGNDIDDTTSPIEAGLGWITKFTKDFINSEAIKAQKEAGVEKKLVGFELVDRGVPRHGYPIVDANGNEVGVVTSGTMSPSTGKAIGLGYVPVGMSAADSEIFIQVRNKALKAVVVKLPFYKG; this comes from the coding sequence ATGAAGAATACAGCTCTAACCGCTGTTCACGAGAAACTCGGTGCCAAGATGGTTCCGTTTGCTGGTTATAACATGCCAGTTCAGTACGAAGGTGTAATTGCTGAACACAACAACGTTCGCGAGCATGTGGGTGTTTTTGACGTGAGTCACATGGGTGAGTTTTGGGTTCGTGGACCTCAAGCACTCGATCTTATTCAAAAAGTAACCTCAAACGATGCTGCTAAGCTTGTTCCAGGGAAAGTTCAATATAGTTGCTTGCCCAATGACAAAGGGGGGATAGTAGATGATCTGCTTGTTTATTGTCAGGATGATCAAAACTACCTTTTGGTGGTCAATGCTTCGAACATTGAGAAGGATTGGAATTGGATTTCTTCACACAACACATTTGACTGTGAGCTCGAGAATCAATCTGACGAGCTCTCTCTTTTAGCTATTCAAGGTCCAAAAGCGGTAGCTGCACTTCAGTCACTAACCGACATCAATCTTTCAGAAATGACCTACTACACCTTTGAAGTAGGAACCTTTGCTGGAGTTGAGAACGTAATTGTATCTGCCACGGGTTACACAGGAGCCGGAGGTTTTGAAATCTACTTCCCAAATGATGCGGCAGAGACAATCTGGAATGCGGTATTTGAAGCAGGTGCAGATCATAATATTAAGCCGATAGGATTGGCCGCACGCGATACCCTACGTTTGGAAATGGGCTTCTGCCTTTACGGAAACGATATTGACGACACGACTTCTCCTATAGAAGCAGGTCTGGGGTGGATTACCAAATTCACGAAAGACTTCATCAATTCTGAAGCTATCAAAGCACAGAAGGAAGCGGGAGTAGAGAAGAAGTTGGTTGGATTTGAATTGGTAGATAGAGGGGTGCCTCGCCACGGTTATCCGATTGTGGATGCCAATGGAAATGAAGTGGGAGTTGTTACCAGTGGAACAATGTCGCCAAGCACCGGAAAGGCAATTGGATTGGGCTATGTTCCTGTTGGAATGTCTGCTGCAGATTCTGAAATCTTTATTCAAGTGAGAAACAAGGCTTTGAAAGCCGTTGTGGTAAAGCTTCCTTTTTACAAAGGCTAA
- a CDS encoding carboxypeptidase-like regulatory domain-containing protein: MKQIKGILLSAGILFSLASCKRSVEFEYSGTILESCDTGAPLANVEVVYEGDWQEFRTTTDENGRFRIAGKYKTEGCTMCKEENPRLWISGMTGRDPVFAFFNPSDYHVDLGVMPLDRLEKVILNVRFETDSTVSRSGDTLRVYAINPQTLESEEFTYSGPFLDDQVLDTLYFKLPPHIGYTEHMDIDVRFSSNSANSSYWVRVRDMYGAPNPDCGEIIEMDLEIRE, encoded by the coding sequence ATGAAACAAATAAAGGGTATACTCCTAAGTGCTGGAATCCTCTTCAGCCTTGCCTCTTGTAAGCGTTCTGTTGAATTTGAGTATTCGGGGACCATTCTAGAATCGTGTGACACTGGGGCACCTTTGGCAAATGTAGAAGTGGTTTATGAAGGGGATTGGCAGGAATTCAGAACCACTACCGACGAAAATGGTCGGTTTCGAATTGCGGGTAAATACAAGACAGAAGGATGTACGATGTGCAAAGAAGAGAATCCGCGATTGTGGATATCGGGCATGACGGGAAGAGATCCTGTTTTTGCATTCTTCAATCCTAGTGATTACCATGTAGACCTTGGAGTGATGCCACTTGATAGATTGGAAAAAGTCATTCTCAATGTTCGATTTGAAACCGACTCAACGGTATCAAGAAGTGGTGACACCTTGCGTGTATACGCCATTAACCCTCAAACTTTAGAGTCGGAGGAATTCACCTATTCAGGTCCTTTTTTGGATGATCAAGTGTTAGATACACTTTACTTCAAGTTACCACCACACATTGGATATACGGAACACATGGATATAGATGTTCGATTCTCCTCGAATTCTGCCAACAGCAGTTACTGGGTTCGCGTTCGTGATATGTATGGGGCACCCAATCCAGATTGTGGCGAAATCATAGAAATGGATTTAGAGATCCGAGAATAA
- a CDS encoding glyceraldehyde-3-phosphate dehydrogenase: MAEPRAYETAVQERIGMEKSATEFIKVISDLFYDKGVETVLFRNQLIDKRPSEILNLHNYAKKVVGKDITIADTLALATEVLAADICPARFDIGRLTAEWMEEGSSFDSKAAFVAAKMGEFIGGSSDSEVEPKDVVLYGFGRIGRLVARELIAQEGRGQQLRLRAIVSRGETPESLEKRASLLRVDSVHGEFPGTVEADVENMNLLINGRVINMISANQPEDIDYTAYGINNALIIDNTGAFRDDVALARHLKAKGAAKVLLTAPGKGVPNIVHGVNQMDYNPNEIDIFSAASCTTNAIVPVLKVINDKLGIDKGHIETIHAYTNDQNLVDNMHSKYRRGRAAALNMVITETGAGKAVDKVIPGLGAKLTSNAIRVPVPDGSLAILNLTVQKDTTVEGINDIMRDAALHGNLVEQINYSISNELVSSDIIGNSCPSIFDSKATIVHSDNRSMVLYVWYDNEYGYTRQVMRLSKYIAQVRRKRYY; the protein is encoded by the coding sequence ATGGCTGAGCCACGTGCATACGAAACTGCCGTTCAAGAACGCATCGGTATGGAGAAATCCGCCACTGAATTCATCAAAGTAATCAGCGATCTTTTCTATGACAAAGGCGTTGAGACCGTTCTTTTCCGCAACCAGCTTATCGACAAGCGTCCAAGCGAGATTTTGAATCTCCACAACTACGCTAAGAAAGTAGTGGGAAAAGACATCACGATTGCAGACACACTTGCTCTTGCAACGGAAGTATTGGCAGCCGATATCTGCCCTGCTCGTTTCGACATTGGTCGATTGACAGCAGAATGGATGGAAGAAGGTTCTTCATTCGACAGCAAAGCGGCATTTGTTGCTGCGAAGATGGGCGAGTTCATCGGAGGCTCTAGCGATAGTGAAGTTGAGCCGAAAGACGTGGTTCTTTACGGATTTGGTCGTATCGGCCGTCTCGTAGCTCGCGAGCTTATTGCTCAGGAAGGTCGTGGTCAGCAGTTGCGCCTTCGCGCGATTGTTTCTCGTGGCGAAACTCCTGAATCATTAGAAAAGCGTGCATCGCTTCTTCGCGTTGACTCTGTACATGGTGAATTCCCTGGAACGGTTGAGGCTGACGTTGAAAACATGAACCTGTTGATCAACGGTCGTGTAATCAACATGATTTCTGCCAACCAGCCAGAAGATATCGACTACACAGCCTACGGCATCAACAATGCACTTATCATCGACAATACCGGTGCATTCCGCGATGATGTAGCACTTGCACGTCACCTAAAAGCGAAAGGAGCTGCTAAAGTTCTTTTGACGGCTCCAGGTAAAGGAGTTCCAAACATCGTTCACGGGGTTAACCAAATGGACTACAACCCGAACGAAATTGACATTTTCTCTGCAGCGTCTTGTACAACCAACGCGATTGTTCCTGTATTGAAAGTGATCAATGACAAATTGGGCATTGATAAAGGTCACATTGAGACCATCCACGCCTACACCAACGACCAAAACTTGGTTGATAACATGCACAGCAAATACCGTCGTGGTCGCGCTGCTGCCTTGAACATGGTTATCACTGAAACAGGTGCAGGTAAGGCTGTTGATAAGGTAATCCCAGGCTTGGGAGCTAAATTGACTTCGAACGCCATTCGTGTTCCAGTTCCAGATGGTTCATTGGCTATCTTGAACTTGACCGTTCAAAAAGATACAACTGTAGAGGGTATCAACGACATCATGCGCGATGCCGCCCTTCACGGTAACTTGGTTGAACAAATCAACTACAGCATTAGCAACGAATTGGTATCTAGCGATATCATCGGTAACTCTTGTCCGTCTATTTTCGACAGCAAGGCGACTATCGTTCATAGCGATAACCGCTCTATGGTATTGTACGTTTGGTATGATAACGAATACGGTTATACTCGTCAGGTAATGCGCTTGAGCAAGTACATCGCTCAAGTTCGTCGCAAGCGTTACTATTAA
- a CDS encoding trypsin-like peptidase domain-containing protein, giving the protein MNSKQILSSLGIAVAGGAIAVSSYALFMEPTQKVVIQESPNHHSITTSSASPLRWDNFSEAAESTVSSVVHVKTAVEQGYYMSPFGGSFFGNGNRTPRIVEGSGSGVIISEDGYIVTNNHVIKDAREVSVTTNDNRELKAVVIGSDPTTDIAVLKVEADDLKPLPIANSDDVRLGQWVLAVGNPFNLNSTVTAGIISAKGRSINVIDERSAIESFLQTDAVVNPGNSGGALVNLNGDLVGINTAISTHTGTFEGYSFAVPSNLVQKVVDDIIEYGVVQRAYLGVNISNVTPQLATELDLNRTTGVYIANVVEGSAAQSAGIKTGDVITRIEDRQITRSSELLEVVGRKRPGDIVRVTVDREGSEEVFDLTLTNSIGNTALITATQSDFTTDLGATFEALSNEQKRSLKLRGGVIVTERGDGKLKDAGVPRGFIITKMNNINVTSPEDIEKILSDLRPGDGLLIQGYHPNGRPAYFAFGM; this is encoded by the coding sequence ATGAATTCAAAACAAATTCTATCCTCCCTCGGAATTGCCGTTGCGGGTGGTGCTATTGCTGTTTCGAGCTATGCCCTATTCATGGAACCCACTCAAAAAGTGGTTATTCAAGAATCGCCAAACCACCACAGTATAACTACATCGAGTGCTTCTCCCCTACGTTGGGACAATTTTTCGGAAGCAGCTGAATCCACGGTTAGTTCCGTTGTACACGTAAAAACGGCCGTAGAGCAAGGCTATTACATGAGTCCTTTTGGCGGCTCCTTCTTTGGCAATGGAAACCGAACTCCACGTATTGTCGAGGGCAGCGGTTCCGGGGTAATTATTTCTGAAGACGGATACATTGTTACCAACAACCACGTAATTAAGGATGCACGTGAGGTGTCGGTAACCACGAACGACAATCGCGAATTAAAGGCGGTGGTGATTGGGTCTGATCCTACAACAGACATCGCTGTCCTCAAAGTAGAAGCGGATGATCTCAAACCGCTTCCCATCGCTAATTCTGATGATGTCCGATTAGGACAATGGGTGTTGGCAGTAGGCAATCCTTTCAACCTTAACTCTACCGTTACAGCCGGAATCATCAGTGCAAAGGGCCGAAGTATCAACGTGATAGATGAGCGCTCTGCCATAGAATCCTTCTTACAAACGGATGCGGTGGTAAACCCAGGAAACAGCGGAGGTGCTCTGGTAAACCTCAACGGTGATTTGGTGGGAATCAACACCGCCATCAGTACACATACAGGTACATTTGAAGGTTACTCCTTTGCGGTTCCTAGCAATTTGGTTCAAAAAGTGGTCGATGATATCATTGAATACGGTGTGGTGCAACGTGCCTACCTCGGGGTGAATATATCGAACGTGACTCCACAATTGGCTACCGAGCTGGATCTCAACCGCACAACCGGTGTTTACATTGCCAACGTTGTAGAAGGAAGCGCTGCACAAAGTGCAGGAATCAAAACAGGCGATGTCATTACAAGGATTGAAGATCGCCAGATAACGCGTTCCAGTGAACTTCTCGAAGTAGTAGGTAGAAAACGTCCGGGTGACATTGTAAGGGTCACTGTAGACCGCGAAGGTTCTGAAGAAGTATTCGACCTCACACTCACCAATAGTATTGGAAATACTGCATTGATCACTGCCACACAAAGCGATTTCACAACCGATTTGGGAGCCACCTTTGAAGCATTGAGCAATGAACAAAAACGCAGTCTAAAATTGCGTGGAGGTGTGATTGTAACCGAACGAGGTGACGGTAAGCTAAAAGATGCAGGTGTTCCGCGTGGTTTTATCATCACTAAGATGAACAACATCAATGTGACTTCACCAGAAGATATCGAGAAGATTCTCAGCGACCTACGTCCGGGAGACGGACTTCTCATTCAAGGCTACCACCCCAACGGAAGACCTGCCTATTTCGCGTTCGGGATGTGA
- the dapF gene encoding diaminopimelate epimerase, giving the protein MKFSFHKYQGTGNDFVMVDHREGGLSHLSQEQIALICHRRFGIGADGFILIEDDPNADFKMVYYNSDGRESTMCGNGGRCSVRFARYLGIGKDEHITFTAIDGLHEASVADGIVSLGMNDVREIRDSNGDWFLDTGSPHHVCFVENVEDFPVDKEGRRIRNEVYGVEGSNVNFIEWDSETLHVRTYERGVEGETYSCGTGVTASALALHHSGVSNAQNIQIKTPGGNLSVSFTFENNAYHHVKLVGPAQFVFAGVWER; this is encoded by the coding sequence ATGAAATTCTCATTCCACAAATACCAAGGTACTGGAAACGACTTTGTGATGGTTGACCATCGTGAAGGAGGACTTTCTCACCTTTCTCAAGAGCAAATTGCCCTCATATGTCATCGCAGGTTTGGCATTGGCGCCGATGGTTTCATCTTGATAGAAGACGATCCCAATGCCGATTTCAAGATGGTGTATTACAACAGCGATGGAAGAGAGAGTACGATGTGTGGCAATGGTGGGCGATGTTCGGTCCGGTTCGCTAGATATCTAGGGATTGGTAAGGATGAACATATCACCTTCACGGCTATTGATGGTTTGCACGAGGCATCCGTTGCGGATGGTATTGTATCGCTAGGGATGAATGATGTTCGTGAAATTCGCGATTCAAACGGCGATTGGTTCTTGGATACGGGGTCACCGCATCATGTATGCTTTGTTGAGAATGTAGAAGACTTTCCAGTAGACAAGGAAGGACGTCGAATTCGCAACGAGGTTTACGGTGTAGAGGGATCAAATGTAAATTTCATTGAATGGGATTCGGAAACCCTTCATGTTAGAACCTATGAGCGTGGAGTGGAAGGTGAAACCTATAGTTGTGGTACAGGTGTAACTGCCTCAGCTTTAGCTCTTCACCACAGTGGGGTGTCAAACGCTCAGAATATTCAGATTAAAACTCCGGGTGGAAACCTATCTGTATCTTTTACCTTTGAAAACAACGCGTATCACCATGTTAAACTCGTTGGACCTGCACAATTTGTATTTGCAGGTGTTTGGGAAAGGTAG
- a CDS encoding GNAT family N-acetyltransferase → MTNNTERLHFRPLEVTDVDWLMDWENNPSNWTAGDRQVPLSRGTFQRYVNNASETLAEAGQFRWVIERRDTKSPVGLLDLYQYSERHQRAAVGILIESSARNLGFGKEALRWLIDYSRDVAFLHQLFAEIGSRNEGSIKLFESVGFVSVGVLKDWLRKKDYFEDVVQMQHLL, encoded by the coding sequence ATGACGAACAATACGGAAAGATTGCACTTTAGGCCATTGGAAGTAACCGATGTAGATTGGTTGATGGATTGGGAGAACAATCCCTCCAACTGGACAGCGGGTGATCGTCAGGTTCCACTTTCGCGAGGCACATTTCAACGCTATGTCAACAATGCTTCAGAGACGCTAGCAGAGGCTGGTCAGTTCCGGTGGGTCATTGAGCGTAGGGATACGAAATCGCCTGTAGGCTTACTCGATCTTTATCAATATTCAGAACGCCACCAAAGAGCAGCAGTGGGTATCTTGATTGAATCTAGTGCTCGTAATTTAGGGTTCGGTAAGGAGGCTCTCCGCTGGTTGATTGACTATTCGAGAGATGTCGCTTTCCTTCATCAACTCTTTGCCGAAATTGGTAGTAGAAATGAAGGTAGCATTAAGCTATTTGAGTCGGTGGGCTTTGTGAGCGTAGGCGTTCTGAAGGATTGGCTGCGCAAGAAGGATTACTTCGAAGATGTGGTTCAAATGCAGCATCTCTTATGA